A single region of the Dunckerocampus dactyliophorus isolate RoL2022-P2 chromosome 3, RoL_Ddac_1.1, whole genome shotgun sequence genome encodes:
- the LOC129178864 gene encoding tubulin alpha-1C chain-like — MRECISVHVGQAGVQIGNACWELYCLEHGIQPDGQMPSDKTIGGGDDSFNTFFSETGAGKHVPRAVFVDLEPTVIDEVRTGTYRQLFHPEQLITGKEDAANNYARGHYTIGKEIIDLVLDRIRKLADQCTGLQGFLVFHSFGGGTGSGFTSLLMERLSVDYGKKSKLEFSIYPAPQVSTAVVEPYNSILTTHTTLEHSDCAFMVDNEAIYDICRRNLDMERPTYTNLNRLISQITSSITASLRFDGALNVDLAEFQTNLVPYPRIHFPLATYAPIISAEKAYHEQLTVADITNACFEPANQMVKCDPRHGKYMACCLLYRGDVVPKDVNAAIATIKTKRTIQFVDWCPTGFKVGINYQPPTVVPGGDLAKVQRAVCMLSNTTAVAEAWARLDHKFDLMYAKRAFVHWYVGEGMEEGEFSEAREDMAALEKDYEEVGADSVDDQGEEGEEY; from the exons ATG CGTGAGTGTATCTCGGTGCACGTCGGCCAGGCAGGCGTTCAGATTGGCAACGCCTGCTGGGAGCTTTACTGCCTGGAACATGGAATCCAGCCTGATGGACAGATGCCCAGTGACAAGACGATTGGAGGTGGAGATGATTCCTTCAACACCTTCTTCAGCGAGACTGGAGCGGGAAAGCATGTTCCTAGAGCTGTTTTTGTGGACCTGGAGCCCACAGTCATTG ACGAGGTGCGCACTGGAACATATCGACAGCTCTTCCACCCTGAGCAGCTGATCACCGGCAAGGAGGACGCTGCCAACAACTACGCCCGTGGTCACTACACCATCGGTAAAGAGATCATTGACCTGGTGCTGGACAGAATCCGTAAACTG GCTGACCAGTGCACTGGCCTTCAGGGCTTCCTGGTGTTTCACAGCTTCGGCGGTGGCACTGGCTCCGGTTTCACCTCCCTGCTAATGGAGCGCCTATCTGTGGATTACGGCAAGAAATCCAAGCTGGAGTTCTCCATCTACCCAGCTCCTCAAGTGTCCACGGCTGTCGTGGAGCCCTACAATTCCATCTTGACCACACACACCACCCTGGAGCACTCTGACTGCGCCTTCATGGTTGACAATGAGGCCATTTACGATATCTGCCGCAGGAACCTTGACATGGAGCGTCCTACTTACACCAACCTGAACAGGCTCATCAGTCAAATCACATCCTCCATCACCGCTTCCCTTCGTTTCGACGGCGCCCTCAATGTGGATCTGGCAGAGTTCCAGACCAACTTGGTCCCGTATCCTCGTATCCACTTCCCTCTCGCCACCTACGCCCCCATCATCTCTGCAGAAAAGGCCTACCATGAGCAATTAACTGTTGCGGATATCACCAACGCTTGTTTTGAGCCCGCCAACCAGATGGTTAAGTGCGACCCTCGTCACGGCAAGTACATGGCGTGTTGCCTCTTGTACCGCGGGGACGTGGTGCCAAAAGACGTCAATGCCGCCATTGCCACCATCAAAACAAAGCGCACCATCCAGTTTGTGGACTGGTGCCCCACCGGGTTCAAGGTGGGCATCAACTACCAGCCGCCCACTGTGGTTCCTGGTGGAGACCTGGCCAAAGTGCAAAGAGCCGTGTGCATGCTGAGCAACACCACCGCCGTTGCAGAGGCCTGGGCTCGACTCGACCACAAGTTCGACCTGATGTACGCCAAGCGTGCGTTTGTTCACTGGTACGTGGGTGAGGGGATGGAGGAGGGTGAGTTCTCTGAGGCCAGAGAGGACATGGCAGCACTGGAGAAGGACTACGAGGAGGTTGGGGCCGACTCTGTTGATGATCAGGGAGAAGAGGGAGAGGAATATTAG